The Streptomonospora litoralis genome window below encodes:
- the prfB gene encoding peptide chain release factor 2 — translation MADLDPADKIKELSSTLASVEAVVDLDAKQREIEELREQAADPELWNDPDQAQQVTRRLAHLESTVSKVGTIRRRLDDLSVLYELAASEDDPDTRAEADNELETLRSDVGDLEIRTLLSGPYDEREALVSINSQAGGIDAADWAQMLQRMYLRWAERHGYPTQIYETSYAEEAGIKSTSFVVKAPFAYGTLRGEHGTHRLVRISPFDNQNRRQTSFAGVDVVPVVEQSDHIEIDENELRIDVYRSSGPGGQSVNTTDSAVRITHLPTGVVTTCQNEKSQIQNKATAMGMMQAKLLERKRREEQAEIDELRGETFSSWGTQMRNYVLHPYQSVKDVRTGAESGNTQGVLDGEIDSFVDAEIRWLRSHEGGGES, via the coding sequence GTGGCAGACCTAGACCCCGCAGACAAGATCAAGGAACTCTCGTCGACGCTGGCGAGTGTGGAGGCCGTCGTCGACCTCGATGCCAAGCAGCGCGAGATCGAGGAGCTGCGTGAGCAGGCTGCCGACCCGGAGCTGTGGAACGACCCCGACCAAGCCCAGCAGGTCACCCGCAGGCTGGCCCACCTGGAATCCACGGTGAGCAAGGTCGGCACGATCCGCCGCCGGCTGGACGACCTGAGCGTGCTCTACGAGCTCGCCGCCTCCGAGGACGACCCCGACACCCGTGCCGAGGCCGATAACGAGCTGGAGACGCTGCGCTCCGACGTCGGCGATCTGGAGATCCGCACCCTGCTCAGCGGCCCCTACGACGAGCGCGAGGCGCTGGTGAGCATCAACTCCCAGGCTGGCGGCATCGACGCGGCGGACTGGGCGCAGATGCTGCAGCGCATGTACCTGCGCTGGGCCGAGCGGCACGGCTACCCCACGCAGATTTATGAGACCTCCTATGCCGAGGAAGCCGGCATCAAGTCCACGAGCTTCGTGGTCAAGGCCCCCTTCGCCTACGGGACCCTGCGCGGTGAGCACGGCACCCACCGGCTCGTGCGGATCTCGCCGTTCGACAACCAGAACCGGCGCCAGACTTCGTTCGCGGGAGTCGACGTCGTCCCGGTCGTCGAGCAGAGCGACCACATCGAAATCGACGAGAACGAACTGCGCATCGACGTCTACCGTTCCAGCGGCCCGGGCGGGCAGAGCGTCAACACCACCGACTCCGCGGTGCGGATCACCCACCTCCCCACCGGCGTCGTCACCACCTGCCAGAACGAGAAGAGCCAGATCCAGAACAAGGCCACGGCGATGGGGATGATGCAGGCCAAGCTGCTGGAGCGCAAGCGCCGCGAGGAGCAGGCCGAGATCGATGAGCTGCGCGGCGAGACTTTCAGCAGTTGGGGGACGCAGATGCGGAACTACGTGCTGCACCCCTACCAGAGCGTGAAGGACGTGCGCACCGGCGCCGAGAGCGGCAACACCCAGGGTGTGCTCGACGGCGAGATCGATTCGTTCGTCGACGCCGAGATCCGGTGGCTGCGCAGCCACGAGGGCGGCGGCGAGAGCTGA
- the ftsE gene encoding cell division ATP-binding protein FtsE — protein sequence MIHFENVSKVYTTQKHPALENVSIDVDKGEFVFLVGPSGSGKSTFLRLVLKEEKPNKGRVHVAGKDLARLSNWKVPHLRRRIGCVFQDFRLLPNKNVFENVAFALEVIGKPRRFIRKVVPEVVELVGLEGKADRMPDELSGGEQQRVAIARAFVNRPQILLADEPTGNIDPATSIGIMKVLDRINRTGTTVVMATHDAAIVDSMRKRVIELEEGEVVRDQTRGVYGQAY from the coding sequence GTGATCCACTTTGAGAACGTCTCGAAGGTCTATACGACCCAGAAACACCCCGCACTGGAGAACGTCTCCATCGACGTCGACAAGGGCGAGTTCGTCTTCCTGGTCGGCCCCTCCGGCTCGGGCAAGTCAACGTTCCTCCGGCTCGTCCTGAAGGAGGAGAAGCCGAACAAGGGCCGGGTGCACGTCGCCGGAAAGGACCTGGCGCGCCTGTCCAATTGGAAGGTTCCGCACCTGCGGCGCCGCATCGGCTGCGTCTTCCAGGACTTCCGGCTGCTGCCGAACAAGAACGTCTTCGAGAACGTCGCCTTCGCCCTTGAGGTGATCGGCAAGCCGCGGCGCTTCATCCGCAAGGTCGTCCCGGAGGTCGTCGAACTCGTCGGCCTCGAAGGCAAGGCCGACCGCATGCCCGACGAGCTGTCGGGCGGCGAGCAGCAGCGGGTCGCCATCGCGCGGGCGTTCGTGAACCGCCCGCAGATCCTGCTCGCTGACGAGCCCACGGGGAACATCGACCCCGCCACGTCGATCGGCATCATGAAGGTGCTCGACCGAATCAACCGGACCGGGACGACCGTTGTCATGGCGACCCACGACGCCGCCATCGTCGACTCGATGCGCAAGCGCGTCATCGAGCTCGAAGAGGGCGAGGTCGTGCGCGACCAGACCCGCGGCGTCTACGGACAGGCGTACTGA
- the ftsX gene encoding permease-like cell division protein FtsX yields MRAQFVLSEIWIGLRRNLTMTVAVITTVAISLALFGGGLLINQQVSQMRQYWDERVTLTIYMCTEVSNSTTCEENGPATDEQRQQIQSDLESMSQVKSVEYVTAEQAFKDFQERFSNNQAMVDAVRKGDIPDNFRVQLVDPTKYQAVANEMEGRAGIDTIYDDQAVLEQFFGLLDGLTAAALTVSFVQLAAAALLIGNTVRLAAYNRRKETGIMRLVGASNFYIQLPFLLEGAIAGLIGGIIASGFIVAARFLLLTRIQEWFQFDVTLSTGSLLSVIGVSLILGVLLCTVASFLTLRRYLRV; encoded by the coding sequence ATGCGTGCACAATTCGTACTTTCCGAGATCTGGATCGGTCTGCGTCGCAACCTGACGATGACCGTGGCGGTCATCACCACGGTGGCCATCTCCCTCGCCCTGTTCGGCGGCGGTCTGCTGATCAACCAGCAGGTGTCGCAGATGCGCCAGTACTGGGACGAGCGCGTGACCCTGACCATCTACATGTGCACGGAGGTCTCCAACTCCACCACATGTGAGGAGAACGGTCCGGCCACGGACGAGCAGCGTCAGCAGATCCAGAGCGACCTGGAGTCGATGAGCCAGGTCAAGAGCGTCGAGTACGTCACGGCTGAGCAGGCGTTCAAGGACTTCCAGGAGCGGTTCTCCAACAACCAGGCCATGGTCGACGCCGTCCGCAAGGGCGACATCCCCGACAACTTCCGGGTGCAGCTGGTCGATCCGACCAAGTACCAGGCCGTGGCCAACGAGATGGAGGGCCGCGCGGGTATCGACACCATCTACGACGACCAGGCGGTGCTGGAGCAGTTCTTCGGGCTGCTCGACGGCCTCACCGCGGCCGCGCTGACCGTCTCGTTCGTGCAGTTGGCCGCCGCCGCGCTGCTGATCGGCAACACCGTGCGATTGGCCGCCTACAATCGACGCAAGGAGACCGGGATCATGCGCCTGGTCGGTGCGTCGAACTTCTACATCCAACTTCCGTTCCTGCTCGAAGGCGCGATCGCGGGCCTGATCGGTGGCATCATCGCCTCCGGATTCATCGTCGCGGCCCGGTTCCTGCTGCTCACACGGATTCAGGAGTGGTTCCAGTTCGACGTCACGCTCTCGACCGGGTCGTTGCTGTCGGTCATCGGCGTGTCGCTGATCCTTGGTGTCCTGCTGTGCACGGTCGCCTCGTTCCTCACGCTGCGGCGCTACCTGCGGGTGTAG
- the smpB gene encoding SsrA-binding protein SmpB yields the protein MPREKGRKLIAQNRRARHDYHIDDTYEAGIVLTGTEVKSLRAGRASLVEGFAQVKNGEVWLENVHIPEYSQGTWTNHAARRPRKLLLHREEIARLIGKTQEAGRTLVPLSLYFSEGKAKVEIALARGKRTYDKRRDIAEREAKRDIERALRRRR from the coding sequence GTGCCACGGGAGAAAGGGCGCAAGCTCATCGCGCAGAACCGGCGCGCCCGCCACGACTACCACATCGACGACACCTACGAGGCGGGCATCGTGCTCACCGGTACCGAGGTGAAGTCGCTGCGGGCCGGGCGCGCCTCCTTGGTCGAGGGTTTCGCCCAGGTCAAGAACGGCGAGGTGTGGCTGGAGAACGTCCACATCCCCGAGTACTCGCAGGGGACGTGGACCAACCACGCCGCTCGCAGACCGCGTAAGCTGCTGTTGCACCGCGAGGAGATCGCCCGCCTCATCGGCAAGACCCAGGAGGCGGGTCGCACCCTGGTTCCGCTGTCGCTGTACTTCAGCGAGGGCAAGGCCAAGGTCGAGATCGCGTTGGCGCGTGGTAAGCGCACTTACGACAAACGCCGTGACATCGCCGAGCGCGAGGCAAAGCGCGACATCGAGCGCGCACTGCGGCGCCGGCGCTGA
- a CDS encoding penicillin-binding transpeptidase domain-containing protein, whose amino-acid sequence MSPRHLRRLLAASTGLAVAAVVTGCTTQPSPEVAVRNFLLSWQAGDYSSAAAYTDGDPEKVAAALEDNGAQLDLAGLRFSLGHISQDGDTAEAEFGAQADLGIGDPVWSYEGTMPLRDGPQGWLIDWSPSVIHPDLGADERIAVSYDVPDRGQIHDRNRKPLVGTTQVTAFGVVPAEMRDTDRGVAELAELLGEDDGPLLDRVRSAPPEEFQPLVLTRTGEVGDKVQRRAKSIPGVQTRPLDMQLKPRTAESVIGEVAGTAEHNVSSRVAGTYQAGDTVGLTGLQNVFQQRLAGTATTKVVTLDGKGDQTGVLHSWPGMQSGSLATTLDIRAQEAGEAALETLPARGYLVALDASSGEVLAAVGNQGGADDGAFTAEYRPGEAFSIVSYTAALQSGAYSADDTMGCDNQTEVGGRSFTTPNNTGLSGTPDLGTNFTYSCTTAFARMGEKVGGEAIESAARDFGIGGDWRLSVPTFNGTFRTPEGPGQVAAAMAGTDQVRVSPLSMALAAGAISDGTWRPPRLVADDEAANVPSGETRRLDRQAVKPVQRMMRSAVEVGAVTADVGTVPVHGQVANTTQKVRGDETAVQWFVGYQGDLAFALVAEVHPSIQLWEQYAVNAAGAFLQQLPPGYADKLARQNPQSSGTGGGGRQGGSSDAEAAPSADPSEAGGVAGE is encoded by the coding sequence GTGTCCCCCCGTCACCTCCGCCGTCTGCTAGCAGCAAGTACCGGGCTCGCCGTCGCCGCGGTGGTCACCGGATGCACCACCCAGCCCTCGCCCGAGGTCGCGGTGCGCAACTTCCTGCTGTCATGGCAGGCGGGCGACTACTCCTCCGCCGCGGCCTACACCGACGGCGATCCCGAGAAGGTCGCCGCCGCCCTGGAGGACAACGGCGCCCAGCTGGACCTCGCCGGGCTGCGCTTCTCGCTGGGGCACATCAGCCAGGACGGTGACACGGCCGAAGCCGAGTTCGGCGCCCAGGCCGACCTGGGCATCGGCGACCCCGTGTGGAGCTACGAGGGCACGATGCCGCTGCGCGACGGCCCCCAGGGATGGCTCATCGACTGGTCGCCGTCGGTCATCCATCCCGACCTCGGAGCCGACGAGCGCATCGCCGTCAGCTACGATGTCCCCGACCGCGGGCAGATCCACGACCGCAACAGAAAGCCGCTGGTCGGCACCACCCAAGTGACCGCGTTCGGCGTGGTGCCCGCCGAGATGCGGGACACCGACCGCGGGGTGGCCGAACTCGCCGAGCTGCTGGGCGAGGACGACGGTCCGCTGCTGGACCGGGTCCGCTCCGCACCGCCCGAGGAGTTCCAGCCGCTGGTGCTGACGCGAACGGGTGAGGTCGGCGACAAGGTGCAGCGGCGAGCCAAGTCGATCCCGGGCGTGCAGACCCGGCCGCTCGACATGCAGCTCAAGCCCCGCACCGCCGAATCGGTCATCGGCGAAGTGGCCGGCACCGCCGAGCACAACGTCTCATCGCGGGTGGCGGGCACCTACCAGGCGGGGGACACGGTCGGGCTGACCGGGTTGCAGAACGTCTTCCAGCAGCGTCTCGCGGGCACGGCCACGACCAAGGTCGTCACCCTCGACGGCAAGGGCGACCAGACCGGGGTCCTGCACTCGTGGCCCGGCATGCAGAGCGGTTCGCTGGCCACCACCCTGGACATCCGGGCCCAGGAGGCGGGCGAGGCGGCACTGGAGACACTGCCCGCCCGGGGGTACCTGGTGGCGCTGGACGCGAGCAGCGGCGAAGTCCTGGCCGCGGTGGGCAACCAGGGCGGTGCCGACGACGGCGCGTTCACCGCCGAATACCGCCCCGGCGAGGCGTTCAGCATCGTGTCCTACACCGCCGCGCTGCAGAGCGGAGCCTACTCCGCGGACGACACCATGGGCTGCGACAACCAGACCGAGGTCGGCGGACGCTCGTTCACCACCCCCAACAACACCGGGCTGTCGGGCACACCCGACCTGGGCACCAACTTCACCTACTCCTGCACCACCGCCTTCGCGCGGATGGGTGAGAAAGTCGGCGGCGAGGCGATCGAGTCGGCCGCGCGCGACTTCGGTATCGGCGGCGACTGGCGGCTGTCGGTGCCCACGTTCAACGGCACCTTCCGCACTCCCGAAGGGCCCGGCCAGGTCGCCGCCGCCATGGCGGGCACCGACCAGGTGCGTGTCAGCCCGCTGTCGATGGCCCTGGCCGCCGGGGCGATCAGCGATGGGACGTGGCGCCCGCCGAGGCTGGTGGCCGACGACGAGGCCGCCAACGTGCCCTCCGGTGAGACCCGTCGGCTCGACCGGCAGGCGGTGAAGCCGGTGCAGCGGATGATGCGCTCGGCCGTGGAGGTCGGCGCGGTCACCGCCGACGTCGGGACCGTGCCGGTGCACGGGCAGGTCGCCAACACCACACAGAAGGTGCGCGGCGACGAGACGGCGGTGCAGTGGTTCGTCGGCTACCAGGGTGACCTCGCCTTCGCCCTGGTAGCCGAGGTGCACCCGTCGATCCAGCTGTGGGAGCAGTACGCGGTGAACGCAGCCGGGGCGTTCCTGCAGCAGTTGCCCCCCGGCTACGCCGATAAGCTGGCCCGGCAGAACCCTCAGTCCTCCGGTACGGGAGGCGGCGGTCGGCAGGGCGGCTCGTCCGATGCCGAGGCCGCGCCGAGTGCGGACCCCTCCGAGGCCGGCGGCGTAGCCGGCGAATAG
- a CDS encoding glycosyltransferase family 2 protein yields the protein MDIDVSVVVPTYNTSQGVLRGLESLRSQSLSRDRFEVIYVDDGSTDGTGELLDAEVADEPNFSVVHIDNSGWPGRPRNIGVQHARGSYVFFMDDDDRLGPEALERLHHKAVEDEADIVVGRMAGVGRNTPREIFQKPMSQGSLRTHPVLLSTLTVQKLFRRGFLLDNGLSFPEGKVRLEDHIFMLRAYLATDRVSVVHDYTCYYWVRNKGFGNISFARKEPAEFLESIERIFDTIEEHVEPGPFRDHLIAHWLRSKLLGLYQGPKFLRQDPEVITQMHRIGAELVRRRVTDGALSRLNAFARLRAAALTADDPDLLRPVAEFEEDMVHRTRITGFRWEGTELVVGTETTLQRKSTGEPVEFVREGESVYWDLPEKLLAVPAVKEAAEISAQLGKPTYRAYASRSDDPSVIKLPLNAEPREEPGAAPDRIRLRLTGSMRVDAATADHGGPIGGLWWFSTRLVIGGLGDNHTLGPDHTSAAEYTRAPAFIGSGQSARFVNPYFGSGDVLTLSATGSWRPLRRALRTGLPSTVSRTTSGLRVEIPLAVHAADSGALTLTCTADGRAAVSASARVYAPQRHPDGLELPVSVLSATVPVASGRGVLHLGVGEGDDHTPLGLDVYWTPLGRRIGRAQGSLARRCMVTLNRRMRRAAGRLPRPLRAALRRNRGILRPSGAQTADAEQHAADQADAADSGVLTAQSPKR from the coding sequence ATGGACATCGACGTGTCGGTGGTCGTGCCGACGTACAACACGTCGCAGGGGGTGCTGCGCGGGCTCGAATCGCTCCGGAGCCAGTCCCTGTCGCGCGATCGCTTCGAGGTGATCTATGTGGACGACGGCTCCACGGACGGCACCGGCGAACTCCTCGACGCAGAAGTCGCCGACGAGCCCAACTTCTCCGTCGTCCACATCGACAACTCCGGCTGGCCGGGCCGCCCCCGCAACATCGGGGTCCAGCACGCCCGCGGCAGCTACGTGTTCTTCATGGACGACGACGACCGCCTCGGCCCCGAGGCGCTCGAACGCCTCCACCACAAGGCGGTCGAGGACGAGGCCGACATCGTCGTGGGCCGCATGGCCGGTGTGGGCCGCAACACCCCGCGAGAGATCTTCCAGAAACCGATGTCGCAGGGATCACTGCGCACTCATCCGGTGCTGCTGAGCACGCTGACAGTGCAGAAGTTGTTCCGCCGCGGCTTCCTCCTCGACAACGGACTCTCCTTCCCCGAGGGCAAGGTCCGCCTGGAGGACCACATCTTCATGCTGCGCGCCTACCTGGCGACCGACCGGGTATCGGTCGTGCACGATTACACCTGCTACTACTGGGTGCGCAACAAGGGTTTCGGCAACATCTCCTTCGCCCGCAAGGAGCCCGCGGAGTTCCTGGAGAGCATCGAGCGGATCTTCGACACCATCGAGGAGCACGTCGAGCCGGGTCCCTTCCGCGACCACCTGATCGCCCACTGGCTGCGCTCCAAGCTCCTCGGCCTCTACCAGGGCCCGAAGTTCCTGCGCCAGGACCCCGAGGTGATCACCCAGATGCACCGGATCGGCGCCGAGCTGGTGCGCCGGCGCGTCACCGACGGCGCCCTCTCGCGGCTCAACGCCTTCGCCCGGCTGCGTGCCGCCGCGCTGACCGCCGACGATCCGGATCTGCTGCGGCCGGTGGCCGAGTTCGAGGAGGACATGGTCCACCGCACCCGCATCACCGGGTTCCGCTGGGAGGGCACCGAGCTGGTCGTCGGCACCGAGACCACGCTGCAGCGCAAGTCGACGGGCGAACCGGTGGAGTTCGTGCGCGAAGGAGAATCCGTTTACTGGGACCTGCCCGAGAAACTGCTCGCGGTCCCCGCGGTCAAGGAGGCGGCCGAGATCAGCGCCCAGCTCGGCAAGCCCACCTATCGTGCCTACGCCTCCCGCTCGGACGACCCCTCCGTCATCAAGCTCCCGCTGAACGCCGAGCCCCGCGAGGAACCCGGCGCGGCCCCGGACCGCATCCGCCTGCGCCTGACGGGCTCCATGCGCGTCGACGCCGCGACCGCCGACCACGGCGGACCGATCGGCGGCCTGTGGTGGTTCAGCACCCGCCTGGTGATCGGCGGGCTGGGCGACAACCACACCCTCGGCCCCGACCACACATCCGCGGCGGAGTACACGCGCGCCCCCGCGTTCATCGGTTCCGGGCAGTCGGCGCGGTTCGTCAACCCCTACTTCGGCTCCGGGGACGTGCTCACCCTCTCCGCGACCGGGAGTTGGCGCCCGCTGCGCCGCGCCCTGCGTACCGGCCTCCCCTCGACCGTCTCGCGCACCACCTCGGGGCTGCGCGTGGAGATCCCGCTGGCCGTGCACGCCGCGGACTCCGGCGCCCTCACCCTCACCTGCACCGCCGACGGCCGGGCCGCCGTCAGCGCCTCGGCCCGCGTCTACGCACCGCAGCGCCACCCGGACGGCCTCGAACTGCCGGTGTCCGTCCTCAGCGCCACAGTGCCCGTGGCGTCGGGCCGCGGCGTGCTGCACCTCGGCGTCGGCGAGGGCGACGACCACACGCCGCTGGGCCTCGACGTTTACTGGACCCCCCTGGGCCGGCGCATCGGACGCGCGCAGGGGTCGCTGGCGAGGCGCTGCATGGTCACGCTCAACCGGCGGATGCGGCGCGCGGCAGGACGGCTGCCGCGGCCGCTGCGCGCGGCTCTGAGGCGGAACCGGGGCATACTGCGGCCCTCGGGCGCCCAAACCGCCGATGCCGAGCAGCACGCCGCCGATCAGGCGGACGCCGCCGACTCAGGGGTGCTCACTGCCCAAAGTCCCAAGCGGTAG
- the nagA gene encoding N-acetylglucosamine-6-phosphate deacetylase, producing MGQGPTGTTLTNARLLTPNGVRAGWLRSEDQRITALGTGEAPQSDGEAVDAGGRWVMPGAVDIHIHGGTGAAFTDADPERTMRIVEFNRSQGVTTLLGGLVAAAPSDTLDQIAALAEVAEAGGIAGVYLEGPYIAPGKCGAHDPALLRDPDTAEFARMLKAGRGQVRMITVAPELPGALELIRAAVSEGVVAAVGHTEATYDQTRAAFDAGATVATHIYNQMRPLHHREPGPIAAALNDERVTVELINDGVHVHPGAARLVFDNAGGDRVALITDAMSATGLGDGEYTLGKLRVRVEDGRARIAETGQIASSTIVLPDAVRRAVHTMGVSLETAAHAATSVPARALNLSGVGSLTAGGKADLLLLDDDLSVAGVMHEGTWIRRP from the coding sequence ATGGGCCAAGGGCCGACCGGGACGACGCTGACGAACGCACGGCTGCTCACGCCCAACGGGGTGCGGGCCGGCTGGCTGCGGTCGGAGGACCAGCGCATCACGGCTCTGGGCACGGGTGAAGCACCGCAGAGCGACGGCGAGGCGGTCGACGCCGGCGGGCGATGGGTGATGCCCGGCGCGGTCGACATCCACATCCACGGAGGCACGGGGGCGGCTTTCACCGACGCCGACCCCGAGCGGACCATGCGCATCGTCGAGTTCAACCGCTCCCAGGGCGTCACCACACTCCTCGGGGGGCTGGTGGCCGCAGCGCCGAGCGACACTCTGGACCAGATCGCGGCCCTCGCGGAGGTCGCCGAGGCGGGCGGCATCGCGGGCGTCTACCTGGAGGGCCCCTACATCGCGCCCGGAAAGTGCGGGGCCCACGACCCCGCGCTGCTGCGCGATCCCGACACGGCCGAGTTCGCGCGAATGCTCAAGGCCGGACGCGGCCAGGTGCGGATGATCACCGTCGCCCCCGAGCTTCCCGGCGCGCTGGAGCTGATCCGCGCGGCCGTCTCCGAAGGGGTCGTCGCCGCCGTCGGCCACACCGAGGCCACCTACGACCAGACGCGCGCGGCGTTCGACGCGGGCGCGACCGTCGCCACCCACATCTACAACCAGATGCGCCCGCTGCACCACCGCGAGCCCGGTCCCATCGCCGCGGCCCTCAACGACGAGCGTGTCACCGTCGAACTGATCAACGACGGCGTCCACGTCCACCCCGGCGCCGCGCGCCTGGTTTTCGACAACGCCGGCGGCGACCGCGTGGCGCTGATCACCGACGCCATGTCGGCCACAGGACTGGGCGACGGCGAATACACCCTGGGCAAGCTGCGGGTGCGCGTCGAGGACGGCCGCGCCCGCATCGCCGAGACCGGCCAGATCGCCAGCAGCACGATCGTGCTGCCCGACGCCGTCCGCCGGGCCGTGCACACCATGGGGGTGAGCCTGGAGACGGCCGCGCACGCGGCGACCTCCGTTCCCGCACGCGCCCTGAACCTGTCCGGTGTAGGATCGCTCACCGCCGGCGGCAAGGCCGATCTGCTGCTGCTCGACGACGACCTGTCCGTGGCCGGGGTCATGCACGAGGGCACCTGGATCCGCCGCCCCTGA
- a CDS encoding NADPH-dependent FMN reductase: protein MTRFTVLVAAPEPGSPLRAAAAEAARTLAALVGPVGSSAAAPREGSPTGADRTDVVDLAALGPALLAARPGRDVVEALETVRRSDVLLVATPQAHGSYTGLLKVFLDRLPEVGLGHGVAVPMAVVEDLRNGRTVEDDLRVLLADLGSWVLEPGLLLSRRELAEPRGVVAAWAEVAAPALGQALAVRA, encoded by the coding sequence ATGACCCGCTTCACTGTTCTCGTCGCCGCACCCGAACCGGGATCGCCGCTGCGCGCCGCCGCGGCCGAAGCTGCCCGAACGCTGGCGGCGCTCGTCGGCCCCGTCGGCTCGTCGGCTGCCGCGCCGCGTGAAGGCTCCCCGACCGGGGCGGACCGCACCGACGTCGTCGACCTCGCCGCTCTCGGTCCGGCGCTGCTGGCCGCGCGCCCCGGCCGGGACGTCGTCGAGGCGCTGGAGACCGTGCGCCGCAGCGACGTGCTGCTGGTCGCCACCCCGCAGGCGCACGGCAGCTACACCGGACTGCTGAAGGTTTTCCTGGACCGCCTGCCCGAGGTGGGGCTGGGGCACGGCGTGGCCGTACCGATGGCAGTGGTCGAGGACCTGCGCAACGGCCGCACCGTCGAGGACGACCTGCGGGTGCTGCTGGCCGATCTGGGATCATGGGTTCTCGAACCGGGACTGCTGCTCAGCCGCCGCGAGCTCGCCGAACCGCGCGGCGTCGTCGCCGCCTGGGCCGAGGTCGCGGCGCCCGCTCTGGGGCAGGCGCTGGCCGTGCGGGCCTGA